From a region of the Castanea sativa cultivar Marrone di Chiusa Pesio chromosome 10, ASM4071231v1 genome:
- the LOC142612007 gene encoding uncharacterized protein LOC142612007 has protein sequence MDYFGVWDNVTDFFFPKTYLYPTKKLPKNLWRFIFDELKEKSKDAEDDEEITKRICSARGAYAIQEQFGDVYHKITGDYIQNIAYDESLLLWHVATDLCFRKETQGEAETDHTKDAKENHHFSKLLSDYMIYLLVKQPNMMSAVTGIGQIRYRDTCAEAVKFFSRRGIKRDQTKACHDILAVDTEVKPVYVKGDRSKSVLFDACMLAKELNKLEEKERWKIIIKVWVEMLSYAASHCRPDTHAKEVSKGGQLISFVWLLMAHFGLGEQFQINEGHTRAKLMVDK, from the coding sequence ATGGATTATTTTGGTGTTTGGGACAATGTAACTGACTTCTTCTTTCCAAAAACATATCTGTATCCAACAAAGAAACTCCCTAAAAATCTATGGAGATTTATATTTGACGAGTTGAAAGAGAAATCCAAAGATGccgaagatgatgaagaaattaCCAAGAGGATATGCTCAGCTAGAGGCGCTTATGCTATCCAAGAACAATTTGGGGATGTCTACCACAAAATAACAGGGGACTATATCCAAAATATTGCCTATGATGAGAGCCTTCTGTTGTGGCACGTTGCTACTGATCTCTGCTTTCGGAAAGAAACCCAAGGCGAAGCAGAAACCGACCATACTAAAGACGCTAAAGAGAACCATCATTTCAGCAAGCTCCTTTCAGATTACATGATATATCTTTTAGTGAAGCAGCCTAATATGATGTCCGCAGTGACTGGAATAGGGCAAATAAGATATCGGGATACCTGTGCCGAAGCTGTAAAATTCTTTAGCAGAAGGGGTATAAAACGAGATCAGACAAAAGCCTGTCATGACATCCTTGCAGTGGATACTGAAGTTAAACCTGTTTATGTAAAGGGGGATAGAAGCAAATCTGTACTGTTTGATGCATGTATGCTGGCCAAAGAGCTGAACAAACTAGAGGAGAAGGAGAGATGGAAGATAATCATCAAAGTATGGGTGGAAATGTTGTCGTATGCCGCTAGTCATTGCAGACCAGATACCCATGCAAAGGAAGTAAGTAAGGGTGGACagcttatttcttttgtttggttactCATGGCTCATTTTGGACTCGGGGAGCAGTTCCAAATCAATGAGGGCCATACTAGGGCCAAACTGATGGTGGATAAGTAG